A single genomic interval of Desulfonatronum thiosulfatophilum harbors:
- the pelF gene encoding GT4 family glycosyltransferase PelF — MRVMQVIYAFKVGGSESVARDIALNMNKHSEHAVASLESDGHFREVFDSNNVKTYVIDRQPTERFGPMIRLWKAMRSFKPNVVHTHHLYQLFYAWPGALLSGARLIHTEHEYYSLVPAKSRFMLRKISRFCNAITAVNRETSDFLVQKVKIPKSKVHIVVNGIDFRKIANASSSREQFGLSEEDPVAGIVARLHPVKDHAMLLKAFRIVVDNVPNAKLLVAGDGSERERLEKQTHDLGLKHAVIFLGTRSDIPNILSCIDIFVLASWKEGLPLSILEAMAAGKPIVATDVGGVPSLVNDSGSGIIVPPRDPESMANAVIQMLKNKKDREIFGNAGQEYVKQNYSLDTSIKKYESLYMSS, encoded by the coding sequence TGCAGGTTATATATGCGTTCAAGGTCGGCGGGTCAGAGTCGGTAGCAAGGGACATTGCCTTGAATATGAACAAGCATTCCGAACATGCCGTCGCTTCATTGGAAAGCGATGGCCATTTCAGAGAGGTGTTCGACTCGAACAATGTGAAGACATACGTTATTGACAGACAACCTACAGAACGCTTCGGACCTATGATCCGACTATGGAAAGCCATGCGTTCCTTCAAGCCGAATGTTGTTCATACGCATCACCTTTATCAATTGTTCTATGCCTGGCCAGGAGCCCTTTTATCCGGTGCGCGACTCATCCACACCGAGCATGAATACTACTCACTCGTGCCCGCGAAATCTCGTTTCATGCTCCGCAAAATATCAAGGTTTTGCAACGCGATAACCGCCGTGAACCGCGAGACGTCAGACTTTCTCGTCCAGAAAGTGAAGATTCCCAAATCAAAAGTGCATATTGTCGTTAACGGAATCGACTTTCGGAAAATCGCAAACGCGTCGAGTAGCCGAGAGCAGTTTGGGCTCTCAGAGGAAGATCCGGTCGCTGGGATTGTCGCTCGCCTTCATCCGGTCAAGGATCACGCCATGCTGCTGAAAGCTTTTCGAATTGTGGTTGATAACGTGCCGAATGCAAAATTATTGGTTGCAGGTGACGGCAGTGAACGTGAAAGGCTTGAGAAGCAGACTCATGACCTTGGGCTGAAACATGCGGTGATTTTTCTGGGAACGCGTTCCGACATCCCCAACATATTGAGTTGCATAGACATATTTGTACTTGCGTCATGGAAAGAAGGCCTTCCACTGAGTATTCTTGAAGCTATGGCTGCCGGCAAACCAATTGTCGCTACTGACGTTGGTGGAGTTCCATCACTGGTGAATGATTCAGGGTCAGGAATAATCGTTCCTCCGCGTGACCCTGAATCAATGGCAAATGCTGTAATCCAAATGTTAAAAAACAAGAAAGACAGGGAAATTTTCGGTAATGCAGGTCAGGAGTATGTAAAGCAAAACTACTCACTCGATACTTCAATAAAAAAATACGAATCCCTTTACATGTCTTCTTGA
- a CDS encoding glycosyltransferase family 2 protein, which produces MKNINVSNKFISIIIPTYNYSFCILDTIHSVLQQSYKEFELIVVDDGSKDDTRAIVSNIKDSRIRYIYQKNQGANVARNRGFHESSGGYLIFLDSDDVLEKNYLEELLKVAMRNSDANIYGPSKKGYFTDLGFNVLSELGPCPNPDLLESWIKHDWWIFTSCVFWKRENLVKVGGWDEALHANQDGDIAMRALIEGIAFIYAENAPPVLITSHKNKKPSISDTKSQKTLNSRYAVFLKLEIILKQKGMLNAKYQNALGVGYYVLAQSALADSPEFSEICYRRFREMCGLKKPPGSYLNWIGILMLGIRNKTRLSNYIGRIF; this is translated from the coding sequence ATGAAAAACATTAATGTTTCTAATAAGTTTATTAGTATAATTATACCAACTTATAATTATAGTTTTTGTATCTTGGATACGATACATAGCGTGCTGCAGCAATCCTATAAAGAATTTGAGTTGATAGTTGTTGATGATGGCTCAAAAGATGATACGCGCGCAATAGTCAGCAACATCAAAGATTCAAGAATTCGATATATATACCAGAAAAATCAAGGAGCCAACGTCGCAAGAAATCGTGGTTTCCATGAATCAAGTGGTGGTTACCTGATTTTTCTTGATTCGGATGACGTTTTGGAAAAAAATTATCTGGAGGAGTTACTGAAGGTTGCAATGCGCAATTCGGACGCAAATATCTATGGACCTTCAAAAAAAGGATATTTCACTGATCTGGGATTCAACGTACTCTCGGAATTGGGGCCTTGCCCGAATCCAGACTTGCTTGAAAGCTGGATTAAGCATGATTGGTGGATTTTCACTTCATGCGTTTTCTGGAAACGTGAAAATCTTGTGAAAGTGGGCGGTTGGGACGAAGCTCTTCATGCCAATCAGGACGGGGATATTGCAATGAGAGCCCTGATTGAGGGTATAGCATTCATCTATGCGGAAAATGCTCCACCTGTTTTGATCACTTCTCACAAAAATAAAAAGCCATCCATATCGGATACGAAGAGTCAAAAGACATTGAACTCCCGTTACGCTGTTTTCTTGAAACTGGAAATTATCTTGAAGCAAAAGGGAATGCTGAACGCCAAATATCAAAATGCGCTGGGAGTAGGATATTATGTTCTGGCTCAAAGCGCGCTTGCGGATAGCCCCGAATTTTCCGAAATTTGCTATCGAAGATTTCGCGAAATGTGTGGCCTGAAGAAGCCACCTGGAAGTTATTTGAATTGGATTGGCATATTGATGCTAGGAATCAGAAATAAAACAAGATTGTCAAATTATATTGGAAGAATATTTTAA